From Kogia breviceps isolate mKogBre1 chromosome 2, mKogBre1 haplotype 1, whole genome shotgun sequence, one genomic window encodes:
- the GLRX3 gene encoding glutaredoxin-3 isoform X3, with amino-acid sequence MECPRGGVLKGAGLVWTCPSSLLVVHFWAPWAPQCAQMNDVMAELAREHPQVSFVKLEAEAVPEVSEKYEISSVPTFLFFKNSQKMDRLDGAHAPELTKKVQRHASSGSFPPSGNEHPKEDLTLRLKKLTHAASCMLFMKGTPQEPRCGFSKQMVEILNKHNIQFSSFDIFSDEEVRQGLKTYSNWPTYPQLYVSGELIGGLDIIKELEASKELDTICPKAPKLEERLKVLTNKASVMLFMKGNKQEAKCGFSRQILEILNSTAVEYETFDILEDEEVRQGLKTYSNWPTYPQLYVKGELVGGLDIVKELKENGELLPILKGEN; translated from the exons ATGGAGTGCCCCAGAGGCGGCGTCTTGAAAGGAGCAGGGCTCGTGTGGACCTGCCCTTC GTCCCTCCTTGTAGTCCATTTCTGGGCACCATGGGCTCCACAGTGTGCTCAGATGAACGACGTGATGGCAGAGCTAGCCAGGGAACACCCCCAGGTCTCATTTGTGAAG ttggaaGCTGAAGCTGTTCCTGAAGTATCTGAAAAATATGAGATTAGTTCTGTTCCCACCTTTCTGTTTTTCAAG AATTCTCAGAAAATGGACCGGTTAGATGGTGCCCACGCCCCAGAGTTGACTAAAAAGGTTCAGCGACATGCGTCTAGCGGCTCCTTCCCACCCAGTGGTAATGAGCACCCGAAGGAAGACCTCACCCTTCGCCTGAAGAAGTTAACTCACGCTGCCTCCTGCATGTTGTTCATGAAGGGGACTCCTCAGGAGCCGCGCTGCG GTTTCAGCAAGCAGATGGTGGAAATTCTTAACAAACATAATATTCAGTTTAGCAGCTTCGATATCTTCTCAGATGAAGAAGTTCGTCAGGGCCTCAAAACCTATTCCAATTGGCCCACCTATCCCCAGCTCTATGTTTCTGGAGAGCTCATAGGAGGACTTGATATAATTAAG GAGCTAGAAGCATCTAAAGAACTAGATACAATTTGCCCCAAAGCCCCCAAGTTAGAGGAAAG GCTCAAAGTACTGACAAATAAAGCTTCTGTGATGCTCTTtatgaaaggaaacaaacag gaAGCTAAGTGTGGCTTCAGCAGACAGATTCTGGAAATACTAAATAGTACTGC tGTTGAATATGAGACATTTGATATCTTGGAGGATGAAGAA GTTCGGCAAGGATTAAAAACTTACTCCAATTGGCCGACATACCCTCAGCTATATGTGAAAGGGGAGCTTGTTGGAGGACTGGACATCGTGAAG gaactgaaagaaaatgGTGAGTTGCTGCCTATACTGAAaggagaaaattaa
- the GLRX3 gene encoding glutaredoxin-3 isoform X2, which yields MDRLDGAHAPELTKKVQRHASSGSFPPSGNEHPKEDLTLRLKKLTHAASCMLFMKGTPQEPRCGFSKQMVEILNKHNIQFSSFDIFSDEEVRQGLKTYSNWPTYPQLYVSGELIGGLDIIKELEASKELDTICPKAPKLEERLKVLTNKASVMLFMKGNKQEAKCGFSRQILEILNSTAVEYETFDILEDEEVRQGLKTYSNWPTYPQLYVKGELVGGLDIVKELKENGELLPILKGEN from the exons ATGGACCGGTTAGATGGTGCCCACGCCCCAGAGTTGACTAAAAAGGTTCAGCGACATGCGTCTAGCGGCTCCTTCCCACCCAGTGGTAATGAGCACCCGAAGGAAGACCTCACCCTTCGCCTGAAGAAGTTAACTCACGCTGCCTCCTGCATGTTGTTCATGAAGGGGACTCCTCAGGAGCCGCGCTGCG GTTTCAGCAAGCAGATGGTGGAAATTCTTAACAAACATAATATTCAGTTTAGCAGCTTCGATATCTTCTCAGATGAAGAAGTTCGTCAGGGCCTCAAAACCTATTCCAATTGGCCCACCTATCCCCAGCTCTATGTTTCTGGAGAGCTCATAGGAGGACTTGATATAATTAAG GAGCTAGAAGCATCTAAAGAACTAGATACAATTTGCCCCAAAGCCCCCAAGTTAGAGGAAAG GCTCAAAGTACTGACAAATAAAGCTTCTGTGATGCTCTTtatgaaaggaaacaaacag gaAGCTAAGTGTGGCTTCAGCAGACAGATTCTGGAAATACTAAATAGTACTGC tGTTGAATATGAGACATTTGATATCTTGGAGGATGAAGAA GTTCGGCAAGGATTAAAAACTTACTCCAATTGGCCGACATACCCTCAGCTATATGTGAAAGGGGAGCTTGTTGGAGGACTGGACATCGTGAAG gaactgaaagaaaatgGTGAGTTGCTGCCTATACTGAAaggagaaaattaa
- the GLRX3 gene encoding glutaredoxin-3 isoform X1: MAAGAVEAAAAVVEVGSAGQFEELLRLRAKSLLVVHFWAPWAPQCAQMNDVMAELAREHPQVSFVKLEAEAVPEVSEKYEISSVPTFLFFKNSQKMDRLDGAHAPELTKKVQRHASSGSFPPSGNEHPKEDLTLRLKKLTHAASCMLFMKGTPQEPRCGFSKQMVEILNKHNIQFSSFDIFSDEEVRQGLKTYSNWPTYPQLYVSGELIGGLDIIKELEASKELDTICPKAPKLEERLKVLTNKASVMLFMKGNKQEAKCGFSRQILEILNSTAVEYETFDILEDEEVRQGLKTYSNWPTYPQLYVKGELVGGLDIVKELKENGELLPILKGEN; encoded by the exons ATGGCGGCGGGGGCGGTTGAGGCGGCGGCTGCTGTTGTGGAGGTCGGCTCAGCCGGGCAGTTTGAGGAGCTGCTGCGTCTCCGAGCCAA GTCCCTCCTTGTAGTCCATTTCTGGGCACCATGGGCTCCACAGTGTGCTCAGATGAACGACGTGATGGCAGAGCTAGCCAGGGAACACCCCCAGGTCTCATTTGTGAAG ttggaaGCTGAAGCTGTTCCTGAAGTATCTGAAAAATATGAGATTAGTTCTGTTCCCACCTTTCTGTTTTTCAAG AATTCTCAGAAAATGGACCGGTTAGATGGTGCCCACGCCCCAGAGTTGACTAAAAAGGTTCAGCGACATGCGTCTAGCGGCTCCTTCCCACCCAGTGGTAATGAGCACCCGAAGGAAGACCTCACCCTTCGCCTGAAGAAGTTAACTCACGCTGCCTCCTGCATGTTGTTCATGAAGGGGACTCCTCAGGAGCCGCGCTGCG GTTTCAGCAAGCAGATGGTGGAAATTCTTAACAAACATAATATTCAGTTTAGCAGCTTCGATATCTTCTCAGATGAAGAAGTTCGTCAGGGCCTCAAAACCTATTCCAATTGGCCCACCTATCCCCAGCTCTATGTTTCTGGAGAGCTCATAGGAGGACTTGATATAATTAAG GAGCTAGAAGCATCTAAAGAACTAGATACAATTTGCCCCAAAGCCCCCAAGTTAGAGGAAAG GCTCAAAGTACTGACAAATAAAGCTTCTGTGATGCTCTTtatgaaaggaaacaaacag gaAGCTAAGTGTGGCTTCAGCAGACAGATTCTGGAAATACTAAATAGTACTGC tGTTGAATATGAGACATTTGATATCTTGGAGGATGAAGAA GTTCGGCAAGGATTAAAAACTTACTCCAATTGGCCGACATACCCTCAGCTATATGTGAAAGGGGAGCTTGTTGGAGGACTGGACATCGTGAAG gaactgaaagaaaatgGTGAGTTGCTGCCTATACTGAAaggagaaaattaa